The Chloroflexota bacterium genome segment TCATCCGTCGCGGCATCCGCGAGCAGGCCCTTGCCGCCGTCAAGGAGGCCGATGCCGTCATCTTCCTCGTGGACGCCACCACCGGCATCACGGCTGATGACGCCGAGGTCGCCGCCGCCCTGCGACGCTCGGGCAAGCCCGTCGTCCTCGCCGCCAACAAGGCCGATAACATCCGCCGCGAGTGGGACATTGCCGAGTTCCACCGCCTGGGCATCGGTGACCCGATGCCCGTCAGCGCCCATCACAGCTCCGGCATCGCCGATCTTATGGAGAAGGTGCTGGCCCATTTCCCCCAGGCCGAAGGCGACGAGTCCGAGTCTGAGGGGATGCGCATCGCCATCGTCGGCAGGCCCAACACCGGCAAATCCAGCCTCCTCAACGCCCTGATCGGCAAGGAGCGCACCATCGTCAGCGAGGTCCCCGGCACCACCCGCGACTCCATAGACACTGTCCTCGAATGGAAGGGCGAGCGCGTCACCCTGATAGACACCGCAGGCATCCGCCGCCGGGGGCGCATCGAAGTGGGCGTCGAGAGCTTCAGCATCGTACGTTCCCTTCAGGCCATAGACCGCGCCGATATCGCCTTCCTGGTGCTGGACGCCGCCGAGATGGGCGTCGCGCAGGATACCCACATCGCAGGCTATGCCGTGGAGCGCTTCAAGGGCCTGATCCTGGTAGTGAACAAGTGGGACATGGCCAAAGAGCTGAAGCT includes the following:
- a CDS encoding ribosome biogenesis GTPase Der, yielding MSKPVIAIVGRPNVGKSTLFNRILGERRAITADEPGTTRDRLVALADWDGRPFYLIDTGGLEPQSPDVIRRGIREQALAAVKEADAVIFLVDATTGITADDAEVAAALRRSGKPVVLAANKADNIRREWDIAEFHRLGIGDPMPVSAHHSSGIADLMEKVLAHFPQAEGDESESEGMRIAIVGRPNTGKSSLLNALIGKERTIVSEVPGTTRDSIDTVLEWKGERVTLIDTAGIRRRGRIEVGVESFSIVRSLQAIDRADIAFLVLDAAEMGVAQDTHIAGYAVERFKGLILVVNKWDMAKELKLEEEAVEAALRQRFHFAPWAPIVFTSAINKMGLGRLMKTAKLAYEQRNLRIATSALNKIVERAVGEHLPRQVGKRRLNILYATQADVNPPTFVFFCSNPQLVHFSYVRYLENRLRQLFGFDGTPIRLVFKAKGEK